The Pirellulales bacterium genome includes the window CGCGGAGGGCTTGCAGCCAGGCGTGACGGCCGGGCGCGATCGCGTGTGCGACCGAGTCACCGGGAACAAGCGTCGAGAGATAAACCTTGGCGTCTTGATGGATGGTGAGCGATACATCCGCGCCGTCCGGAGAGGCGACGAGCCGCAGCTTGCCGCGCTTTTCCTCGTCGGGGAAAAACCTCTGCTCATAGCTCGGCTCGATGCCTTTCGTCTTCGGCAAGAGCCAGATCTGATAGAAGTGAATCGGTTCAGCGGCGGACGGGTTGAACTCGCTGTGCTGCACGCCGCTCCCCGCCGACATGCGCTGGAACTCGCCGCGCCGGAGGATCGAGCCGTTTCCCAGGCTATCCTTGTGCTCGATCGCCCCTTCGAGGACATAGGTGACGATCTCCATGTCGCGATGGCCGTGGGCGCCGAAGCCCATGCCCGGCTGGACCCGGTCCTCGTTGATCACGCGCAGCGAGCGGAACCCCATCTGCGCCGGATCGTAGTAGTCTGCGAAGGAGAACGTGTGATAGGTGTTCAGCCAGCCGTGGTCGGCATGGCCCCGGTCGAGCGATTTGCGGATGCGGATCATGTTTGGCTCGTTCGATTTCGTTGCAATCATTATACGGGGAGCGAATTCTTGTTCGTGATTTGCGCCGGGCACGGCAAATTCGGCTTGTTCCCATGCCCTCGCTCGCCAGTATTATAGTGATGTGGCAAAATGTCGTGGTTTTTGAGGCGAAACCGGTGGCTGTTTCGGTCGAGACGACACATGCACTCTGACTCTGAAACACGCGAGTCCGGTTCAATTGCTATGGCGTATCGTC containing:
- a CDS encoding pirin family protein; amino-acid sequence: MIRIRKSLDRGHADHGWLNTYHTFSFADYYDPAQMGFRSLRVINEDRVQPGMGFGAHGHRDMEIVTYVLEGAIEHKDSLGNGSILRRGEFQRMSAGSGVQHSEFNPSAAEPIHFYQIWLLPKTKGIEPSYEQRFFPDEEKRGKLRLVASPDGADVSLTIHQDAKVYLSTLVPGDSVAHAIAPGRHAWLQALRGSVTVNGIPLETSDGLAASDEPGLAIVGKQPAEIMLFDLA